A stretch of Triticum aestivum cultivar Chinese Spring chromosome 1D, IWGSC CS RefSeq v2.1, whole genome shotgun sequence DNA encodes these proteins:
- the LOC123164235 gene encoding dirigent protein 6 — protein sequence MAAVPPNVEVSIVPAPTTYRKTILRNLWLGRTGDDTQKSLLEVAKFGHYVVVNWTVFEGEGNGAKLVARGQGSTIGAGSWISTYVIVFVDGRFKGSTLQVMGNALGVNGQLAVTGGTGEFALASGIIKVDFDKLTGVDHLTVEVYTPVFLGPCYAAAEN from the exons ATGGCGGCCGTTCCTCCTAATGTCGAGGTCTCCATTGTCCCTGCACCCACTACATACAGAAAGACTATCCTCCGCAACCTGTGGTTGGGCCGCACTGGTGATGACACCCAGAAATCCCTTCTTGAGGTGGCCAAGTTTGGGCATTACGTTGTTGTCAACTGGACTGTATTTGAAGGAGAGGGCAACGGGGCGAAGCTAGTCGCCCGTGGACAAGGAAGCACCATAGGCGCCGGTAGCTGGATATCTACTTACGTCATAGTGTTTGTGGATGGCAG GTTCAAAGGATCCACCCTTCAAGTGATGGGAAACGCCTTGGGTGTTAATGGTCAGTTGGCTGTTACTGGTGGGACTGGGGAGTTTGCTCTTGCAAGTGGTATCATCAAGGTGGATTTTGACAAACTTACTGGTGTTGACCACCTTACGGTGGAAGTGTATACACCAGTGTTCTTAGGACCGTGTTATGCAGCAGCGGAGAATTAG